The following are encoded together in the Syngnathus typhle isolate RoL2023-S1 ecotype Sweden linkage group LG5, RoL_Styp_1.0, whole genome shotgun sequence genome:
- the tal2 gene encoding T-cell acute lymphocytic leukemia protein 2: protein MTRKVFTNTRERWRQHNVNSAFSELRKLIPTHPPEKKLSKNEILRLAMRYIDFLTRLLESQGGGGGGRVEHAPAALLTLLRGNMEQLRSPSRPWTLASDTEAPSSPGSSCGSSEPW from the coding sequence ATGACCAGAAAGGTGTTCACCAACACGCGCGAGCGCTGGCGCCAGCACAATGTCAACAGCGCCTTCTCCGAGTTGCGCAAGCTTATCCCCACGCACCCGCCCGAGAAGAAGCTGAGCAAGAACGAGATCCTGCGGCTGGCAATGCGCTACATCGACTTCCTAACGCGCCTGCTCGAGAGTCAgggcggcggtggtggcgggCGAGTCGAGCACGCCCCTgccgccctcctcacgctgctgCGCGGCAACATGGAGCAGCTGCGCTCGCCTTCGCGTCCTTGGACGCTGGCCAGTGACACCGAAGCGCCCTCCTCGCCAGGGTCCAGTTGTGGCAGCTCGGAGCCCTGGTAG